Proteins encoded together in one Myotis daubentonii chromosome 17, mMyoDau2.1, whole genome shotgun sequence window:
- the RHPN1 gene encoding rhophilin-1 isoform X2: MIPEERRDGPGAGDESPGLQAADSVRKGGDPLAQTQRGRLQSRRARVHQQISKELRMRAGAENLYRATSNTRVRETVALELSYVNSSLQLLKEELEELDGGSDDGPGSEGITVPLIPLGLKETQELDWSAALRELISGHFGEDGATYEEEIRELANLRQAVRTPSRSEAGLELLMSYYNQLCLLDARFVSPARGLGLLFHWYDSLTGVPAQQQALAFEKGSVLFNIGALHTQIGARQDRTCPGGASRAAEAFQRAAGAFSLLREKFSRAPSPDMSPASLRVLQQLMTAQAQECVFEGLSLPAPAAPHDCLAQLRLAQEAAQVAAEYEQVHRAMAQPPVRDYLPFAWTTLVIVKAEHFRALAHFHAATALCGGPPAEELLVREREVFLEPQAPREPQRPALAPPQEPEERRKLGKAHLRRAILGQEAALRLHAVGRALRRVDPLQAVLAQALRRSLAKYSELDLEDDFFEAPEAPDIQPRTSQRPEVRAPSFSQVKVADIFHRLAAGLQEGDYIVSVDGQPCRWWKHAEVVARLKGVGDAGVSLQVATLLPAEPGTGDRRPLRGLLRSQERRWEPAPARASPRPLLGWSRKAKRGKTGGRPSPAPRP, from the exons GGCGGCGACCCCCTGGCGCAGACGCAGCGAGGCCGCCTGCAGAGCCGCAGGGCCCGCGTCCACCAGCAGATCAGCAAGGAGCTCCGGATGCGGGCGGGCGCCGAGAACCTGTACAG AGCCACCAGCAACACCCGAGTCAGGGAGACCGTGGCCCTGGAGCTGAGCTACGTCAACTCCAGCCTGCAGCTGCtgaaggaggagctggaggagctggACGGCGGCAGCGACGACGGGCCCGGGAG TGAAGGCATCACTGTCCCCCTGATCCCCCTGGGGCTGAAGGAGACGCAGGAGCTGGACTGGTCCGCGGCCCTGAGG gagctgATCTCTGGGCACTTTGGAGAGGATGGCGCCACCTACGAGGAGGAAATCAGGGAGCTGGCCAACCTGCGGCAG GCCGTGCGGACGCCCAGCCGGAGCGAGGCCGGCCTGGAGCTGCTCATGTCCTACTACAACCAGCTCTGCCTCCTGGACGCTCGCTTCGTCAGCCCCGCCCGGGGCCTGGGGCTGCTCTTCCACTG GTACGACTCGCTCACGGGGGTCCCGGCCCAGCAGCAGGCGCTGGCGTTCGAGAAGGGCAGCGTGCTCTTCAACATCGGGGCGCTGCACACCCAGATCGGGGCGCGCCAGGACCGCACCTGCCCCGGGGGCGCCAGCCGTGCGGCCGAGGCCTTTCAGAGGGCGGCAG GCGCCTTCAGCCTCCTGCGGGAGAAGTTCTCCCGCGCGCCCAGCCCCGACATGAGCCCCGCCTCGCTCCGCGTGCTGCAGCAGCTCATGACCGCCCAGGCCCAGGAGTGTGTCTTCGAGGGTCTCTCGCTcccggcccccgccgccccccacgaCTGCCTGGCCCAGCTGCGCCTGGCGCAGGAGGCCGCCCAG GTGGCGGCCGAGTATGAGCAGGTGCATCGGGCCATGGCCCAGCCGCCGGTCCGAGACTACCTGCCCTTCGCCTGGACCACGCTGGTGATCGTCAAGGCCGAGCACTTCCGCGCCCTGGCCCACTTCCACGCGGCCACGGCCCTCTGCGGCGGCCCCC CGGCCGAGGAGCTCCTGGTGCGGGAGCGGGAGGTCTTCCTGGAGCCCCAGGCCCCCCGTGAGCCCCAGCGCCCCGCACTGGCACCGCCGCAGGAGCCGGAGGAGCGCAGGAAGCTGG GCAAGGCCCACCTGAGGCGCGCCatcctggggcaggaggcggcGCTGAGGCTGCACGCCGTGGGCCGTGCCCTGCGCCGCGTGGACCCACTGCAGGCGGTGCTGGCCCAGGCGCTGCGGCGCTCGCTGGCCAAGTACTCGGAGCTGGACCTGGAGGACGACTTCTTCGAGGCCCCCGAGGCCCCCGACATCCAGC CCAGAACGTCCCAGAGGCCGGAGGTCCGCGCCCCCAGCTTCTCGCAGGTGAAGGTGGCCGACATCTTCCACCGGCTG GCGGCCGGCCTCCAGGAGGGCGACTACATCGTGTCCGTGGACGGGCAGCCGTGCCGGTGGTGGAAGCACGCGGAGGTGGTGGCCCGGCTGAAGGGCGTGGGCGACGCGGGCGTGAGCCTGCAGGTGGCGACCCTGCTGCCCGCGGAGCCCGGCACG GGGGACCGCCGGCCGCTGCGGGGGCTGCTGAGGAGCCAGGAGCGCCGCTGGGAGCCTGCGCCCGCGagagccagccccaggcccctgctcgGCTGGAGCCGCA
- the RHPN1 gene encoding rhophilin-1 isoform X1 yields MIPEERRDGPGAGDESPGLQAADSVRKGGDPLAQTQRGRLQSRRARVHQQISKELRMRAGAENLYRATSNTRVRETVALELSYVNSSLQLLKEELEELDGGSDDGPGSEGITVPLIPLGLKETQELDWSAALRELISGHFGEDGATYEEEIRELANLRQAVRTPSRSEAGLELLMSYYNQLCLLDARFVSPARGLGLLFHWYDSLTGVPAQQQALAFEKGSVLFNIGALHTQIGARQDRTCPGGASRAAEAFQRAAGAFSLLREKFSRAPSPDMSPASLRVLQQLMTAQAQECVFEGLSLPAPAAPHDCLAQLRLAQEAAQVAAEYEQVHRAMAQPPVRDYLPFAWTTLVIVKAEHFRALAHFHAATALCGGPPAEELLVREREVFLEPQAPREPQRPALAPPQEPEERRKLGKAHLRRAILGQEAALRLHAVGRALRRVDPLQAVLAQALRRSLAKYSELDLEDDFFEAPEAPDIQPRTSQRPEVRAPSFSQVKVADIFHRLGPLSVFSAKNRWRLGGPVHVTRGEGGFGFTLRGDAPVLIAAVVPGGQAAAAGLQEGDYIVSVDGQPCRWWKHAEVVARLKGVGDAGVSLQVATLLPAEPGTGDRRPLRGLLRSQERRWEPAPARASPRPLLGWSRKAKRGKTGGRPSPAPRP; encoded by the exons GGCGGCGACCCCCTGGCGCAGACGCAGCGAGGCCGCCTGCAGAGCCGCAGGGCCCGCGTCCACCAGCAGATCAGCAAGGAGCTCCGGATGCGGGCGGGCGCCGAGAACCTGTACAG AGCCACCAGCAACACCCGAGTCAGGGAGACCGTGGCCCTGGAGCTGAGCTACGTCAACTCCAGCCTGCAGCTGCtgaaggaggagctggaggagctggACGGCGGCAGCGACGACGGGCCCGGGAG TGAAGGCATCACTGTCCCCCTGATCCCCCTGGGGCTGAAGGAGACGCAGGAGCTGGACTGGTCCGCGGCCCTGAGG gagctgATCTCTGGGCACTTTGGAGAGGATGGCGCCACCTACGAGGAGGAAATCAGGGAGCTGGCCAACCTGCGGCAG GCCGTGCGGACGCCCAGCCGGAGCGAGGCCGGCCTGGAGCTGCTCATGTCCTACTACAACCAGCTCTGCCTCCTGGACGCTCGCTTCGTCAGCCCCGCCCGGGGCCTGGGGCTGCTCTTCCACTG GTACGACTCGCTCACGGGGGTCCCGGCCCAGCAGCAGGCGCTGGCGTTCGAGAAGGGCAGCGTGCTCTTCAACATCGGGGCGCTGCACACCCAGATCGGGGCGCGCCAGGACCGCACCTGCCCCGGGGGCGCCAGCCGTGCGGCCGAGGCCTTTCAGAGGGCGGCAG GCGCCTTCAGCCTCCTGCGGGAGAAGTTCTCCCGCGCGCCCAGCCCCGACATGAGCCCCGCCTCGCTCCGCGTGCTGCAGCAGCTCATGACCGCCCAGGCCCAGGAGTGTGTCTTCGAGGGTCTCTCGCTcccggcccccgccgccccccacgaCTGCCTGGCCCAGCTGCGCCTGGCGCAGGAGGCCGCCCAG GTGGCGGCCGAGTATGAGCAGGTGCATCGGGCCATGGCCCAGCCGCCGGTCCGAGACTACCTGCCCTTCGCCTGGACCACGCTGGTGATCGTCAAGGCCGAGCACTTCCGCGCCCTGGCCCACTTCCACGCGGCCACGGCCCTCTGCGGCGGCCCCC CGGCCGAGGAGCTCCTGGTGCGGGAGCGGGAGGTCTTCCTGGAGCCCCAGGCCCCCCGTGAGCCCCAGCGCCCCGCACTGGCACCGCCGCAGGAGCCGGAGGAGCGCAGGAAGCTGG GCAAGGCCCACCTGAGGCGCGCCatcctggggcaggaggcggcGCTGAGGCTGCACGCCGTGGGCCGTGCCCTGCGCCGCGTGGACCCACTGCAGGCGGTGCTGGCCCAGGCGCTGCGGCGCTCGCTGGCCAAGTACTCGGAGCTGGACCTGGAGGACGACTTCTTCGAGGCCCCCGAGGCCCCCGACATCCAGC CCAGAACGTCCCAGAGGCCGGAGGTCCGCGCCCCCAGCTTCTCGCAGGTGAAGGTGGCCGACATCTTCCACCGGCTG GGGCCCCTGTCTGTGTTCTCAGCCAAGAACCGCTGGCGGCTGGGGGGCCCCGTGCACGTGACCCGAGGGGAGGGCGGCTTCGGCTTCACGCTGCGGGGAGACGCGCCCGTGCTCATCGCCGCCGTGGTCCCCGGGGGCCAGGCCGCG GCGGCCGGCCTCCAGGAGGGCGACTACATCGTGTCCGTGGACGGGCAGCCGTGCCGGTGGTGGAAGCACGCGGAGGTGGTGGCCCGGCTGAAGGGCGTGGGCGACGCGGGCGTGAGCCTGCAGGTGGCGACCCTGCTGCCCGCGGAGCCCGGCACG GGGGACCGCCGGCCGCTGCGGGGGCTGCTGAGGAGCCAGGAGCGCCGCTGGGAGCCTGCGCCCGCGagagccagccccaggcccctgctcgGCTGGAGCCGCA